One Rickettsia prowazekii str. Breinl genomic region harbors:
- the atpA gene encoding F0F1 ATP synthase subunit alpha — translation MKLNPIEVAEILQKEIANINFLSELEEVGQVISVGDGIAKIYGLANVKSGEVVEFKSGVKGLILNLENDSVGAVIIGDYSKVKQGDNVKRTKDVLKVLVGKALLGRTVDALGNPIDGKGDIVSKEYRHIEMKAPGIIERMSVSEPVQTGIKAIDSLIPIGRGQRELIIGDRQTGKTAIAVDTIINQKQAHSLTNESDKIYCIYVAIGQKRSSVAQIVKKLEDAGAMDYTIVVLATASEAASLQFIAPYSACSMGEYFRDNGMHALIIYDDLSKHAVAYRQISLLLRRPPGREAYPGDVFYLHSRLLERAAKMSKEKGGGSLTALPIIETQAGDVSAYIPTNVISITDGQIFLESDLFYKGIRPAVNVGISVSRVGSAAQIKAMKQVAGSVKLELAQFRERESFSQFGSDLDPATKAQIEHGKRLVEILKQDQYHPCPVEEQIVSIYVGTKKYLNDIPIQKVKEFEEAMLAEIRLNKKDILESIKTEQCITEEIEQKLKAFLENFIQAYCVML, via the coding sequence ATGAAACTGAATCCTATTGAAGTAGCTGAAATATTACAAAAGGAAATAGCTAATATTAATTTCTTAAGTGAGCTTGAGGAAGTTGGTCAGGTAATTTCTGTTGGTGATGGTATAGCAAAAATTTACGGTCTCGCTAATGTCAAATCCGGTGAGGTAGTAGAATTTAAATCAGGTGTTAAGGGTCTTATTTTAAATTTAGAGAATGATAGCGTTGGTGCTGTAATTATCGGGGATTATAGTAAGGTAAAGCAAGGCGATAATGTAAAAAGAACTAAAGACGTTTTGAAAGTACTTGTAGGAAAAGCGTTACTTGGTCGTACAGTTGATGCTTTAGGTAATCCTATTGATGGTAAAGGCGATATTGTAAGTAAAGAGTACAGACATATCGAGATGAAAGCTCCGGGTATAATAGAAAGAATGAGTGTGAGTGAACCTGTGCAAACCGGCATCAAGGCTATAGATTCGTTAATCCCAATAGGTAGAGGGCAAAGAGAGTTAATAATCGGTGATAGGCAAACAGGGAAAACTGCTATCGCTGTTGATACTATTATTAATCAAAAACAAGCTCATTCACTTACTAATGAAAGTGATAAAATTTATTGTATTTATGTAGCGATTGGACAGAAGAGATCAAGTGTTGCACAAATCGTGAAGAAATTAGAGGATGCCGGAGCCATGGATTATACAATTGTTGTTTTGGCTACTGCATCAGAAGCTGCATCTCTTCAATTCATCGCTCCTTATTCTGCATGTAGTATGGGTGAATATTTTCGTGATAATGGTATGCATGCACTAATTATTTATGATGATTTAAGTAAGCACGCTGTTGCATATAGACAAATCTCGTTATTACTTAGAAGACCTCCAGGACGAGAAGCATATCCTGGTGATGTATTTTATTTGCATTCAAGATTGCTTGAGCGGGCTGCTAAAATGTCAAAGGAAAAAGGTGGTGGCTCACTTACTGCACTCCCTATAATTGAGACGCAGGCAGGTGATGTATCTGCATATATCCCAACAAATGTTATTTCAATTACTGATGGTCAAATCTTTTTAGAAAGTGACCTATTTTATAAAGGTATACGACCTGCAGTTAATGTCGGTATTTCGGTAAGTCGTGTTGGTTCTGCAGCACAAATAAAGGCTATGAAACAGGTGGCAGGTTCGGTAAAGTTAGAACTTGCTCAATTTAGGGAGCGTGAATCTTTTTCACAATTTGGATCAGATCTAGATCCTGCAACTAAAGCACAAATAGAGCATGGTAAAAGATTAGTTGAGATATTAAAACAAGATCAATATCATCCTTGTCCGGTAGAAGAACAAATAGTAAGTATTTATGTTGGCACTAAGAAATATTTAAATGATATACCTATTCAAAAGGTAAAAGAATTTGAAGAAGCAATGCTTGCTGAAATAAGGTTAAATAAAAAAGATATCTTAGAATCAATAAAAACCGAGCAGTGTATAACTGAGGAAATTGAGCAGAAATTAAAAGCATTTTTAGAAAATTTTATACAAGCCTACTGCGTAATGCTGTGA
- the atpG gene encoding ATP synthase F1 subunit gamma yields MSNLKQLRTRIKSVKSTQKITKAMQLVSASKMTKIKTQIANSNFYIEAINKMMSDICSMTSCELSIEEQKFFNTMPSKINLLIVMTSERGLCGMFNYSIIKQVKNDIKELTNKGEQIKLIIIGKKGYEALKRQYANYINSYFEFTKIHSENLILQVKEKIMCAVKNLEVSNCIIYFNKFKNAMTQIPTKQKILPIEKHQDYSVVANDYFEYEGKNLISNLINLYVHAKINYALLQNIVSEEGARMTAMENATNNANDLISKLVLKLNRSRQTIITTELIEIIAGAEAV; encoded by the coding sequence ATGTCAAATTTAAAGCAATTAAGAACTAGAATTAAAAGTGTTAAATCTACACAAAAGATTACCAAAGCAATGCAACTAGTATCTGCTTCTAAGATGACAAAAATAAAGACTCAAATAGCTAATTCAAATTTTTATATTGAGGCTATTAATAAAATGATGTCCGATATATGCTCGATGACATCTTGTGAGCTATCTATTGAAGAGCAGAAATTTTTTAATACTATGCCAAGTAAGATAAATTTATTGATAGTTATGACGTCTGAGCGTGGTTTATGCGGAATGTTTAATTACAGTATAATTAAGCAGGTTAAAAATGATATTAAAGAATTAACAAATAAAGGTGAACAAATAAAACTTATAATTATTGGGAAAAAAGGTTATGAAGCACTAAAAAGACAATATGCTAATTACATCAATAGTTATTTTGAGTTCACAAAAATTCATTCAGAAAATCTGATTCTGCAAGTAAAGGAAAAAATTATGTGCGCAGTAAAAAATTTAGAAGTTAGTAACTGCATAATATATTTTAATAAATTTAAAAATGCAATGACTCAAATTCCTACTAAACAGAAGATTTTACCGATAGAAAAACATCAAGATTATTCTGTAGTAGCAAATGATTATTTTGAGTATGAGGGTAAAAATCTAATTTCTAATCTAATTAATTTATATGTGCATGCCAAAATAAATTATGCTTTACTACAAAATATCGTTAGTGAGGAAGGAGCAAGAATGACAGCTATGGAAAATGCAACGAATAACGCTAACGATTTAATAAGCAAGTTAGTATTAAAGTTAAATAGATCAAGACAAACTATTATTACTACGGAGTTAATAGAGATTATAGCCGGTGCGGAAGCAGTTTAG
- the atpD gene encoding F0F1 ATP synthase subunit beta, whose protein sequence is MTQNIGKITQVISAVVDVKFTNNGKLPEILNALECYNDKQRIVLEVAQHIGDDTVRCIAMDSTEGLIRGLEVIDTGNPIRIPVGTETLGRIMNVLGEPIDGKGEIKSATISSIYKPAPDFINQSTERDILVTGIKVVDLLAPYAKGGKIGLFGGAGVGKTVLIMELINNVAKAHGGYTVFAGVGERTREGNDLYHEMIASGVINLEEPEKSKVALVYGQMNEPPGARARVALSGLTIAESFRDMNAGQDVLFFVDNIFRFTQAGSEVSALLGRIPSAVGYQPTLATDMGELQERITSTKHGSITSVQAIYVPADDLTDPAPSTSFAHLDATTVLSRQIAELGIYPAVDPLDSNSQVLDPMIVGEKHYGVARQVQQVLQTYKSLQDIIAILGMDELSEEDKLTVSRARKIQRFLSQPFHVAEVFTGVEGKFVNLDDTIEGFKGLVEGQYDDLPEAAFYMVGTIDEAVEKAKILKI, encoded by the coding sequence ATGACACAAAATATTGGAAAAATTACTCAAGTTATTTCAGCAGTAGTGGATGTGAAATTTACTAATAACGGTAAGTTACCAGAAATTTTAAACGCACTTGAATGCTATAACGATAAACAAAGGATAGTACTAGAAGTAGCACAACATATAGGTGATGATACAGTGCGTTGTATTGCTATGGACTCTACTGAAGGGCTGATAAGGGGCTTAGAAGTAATAGATACAGGTAACCCTATTCGTATTCCTGTAGGTACTGAAACGCTTGGCCGTATTATGAATGTTCTGGGTGAACCGATTGATGGTAAAGGAGAGATTAAAAGCGCAACCATTTCTTCTATATATAAGCCTGCTCCTGATTTCATAAATCAGTCAACTGAGCGTGATATATTGGTCACTGGTATTAAAGTTGTTGATTTACTCGCTCCTTATGCTAAAGGTGGTAAAATAGGACTATTTGGTGGTGCTGGTGTTGGTAAAACTGTGTTAATTATGGAACTTATTAATAACGTAGCTAAAGCACATGGTGGTTATACTGTATTTGCAGGCGTTGGTGAGAGAACTCGAGAAGGTAATGATCTTTATCATGAAATGATTGCCTCAGGTGTTATTAACCTTGAAGAGCCTGAAAAGTCAAAAGTCGCTTTAGTTTATGGACAAATGAATGAGCCTCCTGGTGCAAGAGCAAGGGTTGCATTAAGTGGTCTGACTATTGCAGAGAGTTTTAGAGATATGAATGCAGGACAAGATGTATTGTTTTTTGTAGATAATATTTTCCGTTTTACTCAAGCAGGTTCTGAAGTATCTGCATTGCTCGGTAGGATCCCATCAGCGGTAGGATATCAACCTACTCTTGCAACTGATATGGGTGAACTACAAGAGCGTATCACTTCTACTAAACACGGATCAATAACTTCTGTGCAGGCTATATATGTACCGGCAGATGATTTAACTGATCCTGCTCCCTCTACTTCTTTTGCACATTTGGATGCGACAACGGTACTGAGTCGTCAGATAGCTGAGCTTGGGATTTACCCAGCGGTTGATCCGTTAGATAGTAATTCTCAGGTACTTGATCCGATGATTGTAGGGGAAAAACATTATGGCGTTGCAAGACAAGTGCAGCAGGTTTTACAAACTTATAAATCATTGCAAGATATAATTGCTATTTTAGGTATGGATGAGCTATCTGAAGAAGATAAATTAACAGTGTCGCGTGCTAGAAAAATACAGCGTTTTTTGTCACAGCCTTTCCATGTTGCTGAAGTATTTACTGGAGTTGAAGGCAAATTTGTAAATTTAGATGATACAATTGAAGGTTTTAAAGGACTTGTAGAGGGGCAATACGATGATTTACCTGAAGCAGCTTTTTATATGGTCGGCACTATAGACGAGGCTGTAGAGAAAGCAAAGATATTAAAAATATAG
- a CDS encoding F0F1 ATP synthase subunit epsilon, translated as MHETIRVKIITPSSIAFEKQSKMVTMPGEDGMFGVLPHHVPMIVNLKAGLVQIYIYNIHNYENTYLISGGVTEITSHYINIVTEVAINVTNLSESEISTQRYELQKLLSHQH; from the coding sequence ATGCATGAAACAATTCGAGTAAAAATAATTACACCTTCAAGTATTGCATTTGAAAAGCAATCTAAAATGGTAACAATGCCGGGTGAGGATGGTATGTTTGGAGTACTGCCACATCACGTTCCAATGATTGTGAATTTAAAAGCAGGTTTAGTGCAGATTTATATATATAATATTCATAACTACGAAAACACTTATCTTATTTCTGGCGGTGTCACTGAAATAACATCACATTATATTAATATAGTGACGGAAGTTGCCATTAATGTTACGAATTTAAGTGAATCAGAAATATCAACTCAGCGTTATGAACTTCAAAAACTTTTATCACATCAGCATTAA
- the acnA gene encoding aconitate hydratase AcnA, translating to MSKVHNSEYIKELVVDNTSYKIYDINKAASDIGLPLKKLPYSLRVLLENVLRTNGNKENLLVFKEWLKTKKSNTEIDFMPARVLMQDFTGVPAIVDLAAMRDAMQKIGCNPLKINPLIPVDLVIDHSVSVDSYGNKESFDQNVHMEMKRNIERYQFLKWGQQAFNNFKVVPPGTGICHQVNLEFLSQVVWHNDGTAYPDSLVGTDSHTTMVNGLSVLGWGVGGIEAESAMLGQPITMIIPEVIGVKLIGKLAGMATATDLVLTITEILRSKKVVGKFVEFFGNGLRNLTISDRATISNMSPEYGATCGFFPIDQETLKYLEVTGREITQIKLVEKYAIEQNLWYNCEDTQEYTEVLELDLSTVYSSLAGPKRPQDRVNLNCVASNFQNELPYFALANKDIDKKYAVANQNYAIGNGDVVIAAITSCTNTSNPSVMIGAALLAKKALEHGLNVKPWVKTSLAPGSKVVTEYLKLSGLDKYLDALGFNLVGYGCTTCIGNSGSLNPEIENTINKNRLVVASVLSGNRNFEGRINPLTKASYLASPILVVAYALSGTLNIDLTNTPIGANIYLKDIWPSQKEIDEVIANSINSSMFIEKYADVFNGTKEWRDLQITTGTNYNWDKNSTYINNPPYFDNIGSEHSIKDIKSARILAIFGDSITTDHISPAGSISKNSPAAKYLIKHHIEPLDFNSYGSRRGNHEVMMRGTFANIRIKNEMCNGVEGGFTINQLSGVQQTIYDTAMDYKAHDIPLVIFAGKEYGSGSSRDWAAKGPGLLGIKAVIAESFERIHRSNLVGMGILPLTFTGKNTRLNLKLDGSEIIDLIGLSENIKPYNLVKCVIKKQTNEISTIDLILQIFTENEINYIKHGSIMQFVVESLKG from the coding sequence ATGTCAAAAGTTCATAATTCAGAATATATAAAAGAGTTAGTAGTCGATAATACTTCATATAAAATTTACGATATAAATAAAGCAGCAAGTGATATCGGACTTCCTTTAAAAAAGCTCCCTTATAGTTTAAGAGTATTATTAGAAAACGTGCTACGCACCAATGGGAATAAGGAAAACTTACTTGTATTTAAAGAATGGTTAAAAACTAAAAAATCTAATACAGAGATAGATTTTATGCCTGCAAGAGTTTTAATGCAGGATTTTACTGGTGTGCCTGCTATTGTAGATTTAGCTGCTATGCGTGATGCTATGCAGAAAATAGGATGTAATCCGCTAAAAATTAATCCACTTATTCCTGTTGATTTAGTAATAGATCATTCCGTAAGCGTTGATTCTTACGGAAATAAGGAGTCATTTGATCAAAATGTTCACATGGAAATGAAACGCAATATCGAGCGTTATCAATTTCTTAAGTGGGGACAGCAGGCATTTAATAATTTTAAAGTAGTACCACCTGGTACAGGTATTTGTCATCAGGTGAATTTAGAATTTTTATCACAAGTCGTGTGGCATAATGATGGAACTGCTTACCCTGATAGTTTAGTTGGTACAGATAGCCATACAACTATGGTAAACGGTTTATCAGTTCTTGGTTGGGGAGTTGGAGGTATAGAGGCGGAATCTGCAATGCTTGGTCAACCTATTACTATGATCATACCAGAGGTAATTGGAGTAAAATTAATAGGAAAGTTAGCAGGAATGGCTACAGCAACTGATCTAGTGCTCACAATTACTGAGATATTGCGTAGTAAAAAAGTAGTAGGTAAATTTGTTGAGTTTTTCGGTAATGGGCTTAGAAACCTAACTATTTCAGATCGTGCTACTATTTCTAATATGTCACCTGAATATGGTGCTACTTGCGGATTTTTCCCGATTGATCAAGAAACTCTAAAATATCTAGAGGTAACAGGTAGAGAAATAACACAGATTAAATTAGTAGAGAAATATGCAATTGAGCAGAACCTTTGGTATAATTGTGAAGATACTCAAGAATATACTGAGGTTTTAGAGTTAGATTTATCTACTGTATATAGTTCACTTGCCGGTCCAAAACGTCCACAAGATCGAGTAAACTTAAACTGTGTAGCAAGTAATTTTCAAAATGAATTACCATACTTCGCTTTAGCAAATAAAGATATTGATAAAAAATATGCTGTAGCAAATCAGAATTATGCAATTGGTAATGGTGATGTGGTGATTGCCGCAATTACTAGTTGTACTAATACTTCTAATCCTAGCGTTATGATAGGTGCAGCACTTCTTGCTAAAAAAGCACTAGAGCACGGATTAAATGTAAAGCCTTGGGTTAAAACTTCACTTGCGCCTGGTTCAAAAGTCGTAACAGAATATTTGAAGCTTAGCGGTCTTGATAAATATTTAGATGCACTTGGGTTTAATCTTGTAGGTTATGGTTGTACTACTTGCATCGGTAATTCTGGCTCTTTAAATCCGGAAATAGAGAACACTATTAATAAAAACAGACTAGTTGTTGCTTCTGTTTTATCAGGTAATAGGAATTTTGAAGGTCGGATTAATCCGCTTACTAAAGCAAGCTATCTTGCTTCACCTATTTTAGTTGTGGCATATGCACTTAGTGGAACTCTTAATATAGATCTAACAAATACTCCCATAGGAGCAAATATTTATTTAAAAGATATTTGGCCAAGCCAAAAAGAGATAGATGAAGTTATTGCAAATTCAATTAATTCATCTATGTTTATAGAAAAATATGCTGATGTATTTAATGGCACAAAAGAGTGGCGCGATTTACAGATTACTACTGGCACTAATTATAATTGGGATAAGAATAGTACATATATTAATAATCCACCTTATTTTGATAATATAGGTAGCGAGCATAGTATAAAAGATATAAAATCTGCAAGAATTCTAGCAATTTTTGGTGATTCTATTACTACAGATCATATTTCGCCCGCAGGCAGCATTAGTAAAAATAGTCCTGCTGCTAAATATTTAATAAAACATCATATAGAGCCTTTAGATTTTAACTCTTATGGATCACGTAGAGGGAATCATGAAGTAATGATGCGTGGTACATTTGCTAATATTCGTATAAAAAATGAGATGTGTAATGGCGTAGAAGGCGGTTTCACTATAAATCAGTTGAGCGGTGTACAACAAACTATTTACGATACAGCTATGGATTATAAAGCTCATGATATACCGTTAGTGATTTTTGCAGGTAAAGAATATGGGAGTGGATCGTCTAGAGACTGGGCAGCAAAAGGTCCTGGATTGCTTGGTATAAAGGCAGTGATTGCCGAGAGCTTTGAACGAATACATCGCTCAAATTTAGTAGGAATGGGTATTCTCCCGTTAACTTTTACGGGCAAAAATACAAGATTAAATTTAAAGTTAGATGGTTCAGAAATTATTGATCTTATAGGTTTAAGTGAGAATATCAAACCTTATAATCTTGTTAAATGTGTGATAAAAAAACAAACTAATGAAATAAGTACAATCGATTTAATATTGCAAATATTTACGGAGAATGAGATAAATTATATAAAGCACGGTAGCATTATGCAGTTTGTGGTAGAGAGTTTGAAAGGATAG
- a CDS encoding DUF4870 family protein: MDKHLKEYTESGKKNLIVVYILYLCGVVAPILPLVGVFFAYLHKDKGDSFAVSHYVFLFRTFCLVVLGWIICFIFTFIIVGVVLYFALAVWYILRVAIGFKYMIEDQAYPNPITYWIK; encoded by the coding sequence ATGGATAAGCATCTTAAAGAATATACAGAAAGCGGTAAGAAAAATTTAATTGTAGTATATATATTATATTTATGTGGGGTTGTAGCTCCAATATTGCCGTTAGTTGGTGTATTTTTTGCATATCTTCACAAAGACAAAGGTGACAGTTTTGCTGTTAGTCATTACGTATTTTTATTTCGTACTTTTTGCCTTGTGGTACTTGGATGGATTATATGTTTCATATTTACATTTATCATTGTTGGAGTAGTACTATACTTTGCACTTGCTGTTTGGTATATACTCCGTGTTGCTATTGGTTTTAAATATATGATTGAGGACCAGGCATACCCAAACCCTATTACTTATTGGATAAAATAA
- the nuoG gene encoding NADH-quinone oxidoreductase subunit NuoG, which translates to MIKLIIDGSEIEISEGSTVYQACIQAGKEIPHFCYHARLKIAGNCRMCLVEIEKSQKPVASCAMPVSKGMVIHTDTPMVKKAREGVMEFLLINHPLDCPICDQGGECDLQDQAFRYGKGTNRFHENKRSIKDKYMGPLIKTAMTRCIQCTRCIRLANDIAGIEEIGAINRGEHMEVTSYLEQTLDSEISGNMIDICPVGALNSKPYAFKARKWELKHTASIGVHDAEGSNIRIDSRADEIMRILPRVNEAINEEWLSDKNRFCYDGLKYQRLDHPYISKNGKLVEVSWSEAFKTIMDKIKSVKPEKIAAIAGSIVSVEAMFMLKILLQKLGSNNYTVNQFNYKIDTSERGNYLFNTTIVGVEKADLCLLIGANTRQIAPILNSRIGRRVRIGALKVVRIGIGHNQTYKIQDLGNDIKIIEDLAIGTHEYTKAFKEAKYPMIIVGDGVYGRDDGYAVLSLIHKVVDKYNMMRDDWQGFNILHNHASIVGGLDIGFNTTIKFEGIKLAYLLGADAIPFDKLKSAFIIYQGHHGDVGAMSADVILPAAAYTEQSGIYVNLEGRPQIAQKAVSTVGGAKEDIEIIKEIAGYLKIDIGMDNLQEVRIRLAKEYNVFANIDKITVNKFTKFISIDKLSKDPIAARPINYYMTDVISKNSVTMAKCVEAHEERKRDVAKVFY; encoded by the coding sequence ATGATAAAACTTATTATAGACGGTTCTGAAATAGAAATATCAGAAGGTAGTACCGTTTATCAGGCCTGTATACAAGCAGGCAAAGAAATTCCTCATTTTTGTTATCATGCACGTCTAAAAATTGCCGGTAATTGCCGTATGTGTTTGGTTGAAATCGAAAAATCACAAAAGCCTGTAGCTTCGTGTGCTATGCCTGTAAGTAAAGGTATGGTCATTCACACCGATACGCCTATGGTAAAAAAAGCACGTGAAGGTGTCATGGAGTTTTTACTTATTAACCATCCTTTAGATTGTCCTATTTGTGATCAAGGTGGTGAATGTGATTTGCAGGACCAGGCTTTTAGATATGGCAAAGGCACTAATAGATTTCATGAAAATAAGAGATCCATTAAAGATAAATATATGGGACCTCTGATTAAAACAGCGATGACAAGATGTATACAATGTACAAGATGTATTAGATTAGCAAACGATATAGCAGGAATAGAAGAAATAGGAGCTATCAATCGTGGTGAGCATATGGAGGTAACTTCATATTTAGAACAAACTTTAGACTCGGAAATATCAGGGAATATGATCGATATTTGTCCTGTTGGTGCTTTAAACTCTAAGCCGTATGCTTTTAAAGCACGTAAATGGGAACTAAAACATACTGCTAGTATCGGTGTACATGATGCTGAAGGTTCTAATATTCGTATTGATAGTAGAGCTGATGAAATAATGAGAATATTACCTCGTGTTAATGAAGCAATAAATGAAGAATGGCTTTCTGATAAAAATCGCTTTTGTTATGATGGTTTGAAATATCAGCGTCTAGATCATCCTTATATAAGTAAAAACGGTAAGTTAGTAGAAGTTAGCTGGAGTGAAGCTTTTAAGACGATAATGGATAAAATCAAATCTGTAAAACCAGAGAAAATTGCTGCTATTGCTGGCTCTATTGTTTCTGTTGAAGCTATGTTTATGCTAAAAATATTATTGCAAAAACTTGGTTCTAATAATTACACTGTTAATCAGTTTAACTATAAAATAGATACAAGTGAGCGTGGGAACTACTTATTTAATACAACTATTGTTGGTGTAGAAAAGGCTGATTTATGTTTGCTAATCGGTGCGAATACAAGACAAATAGCACCTATATTAAATAGCAGAATAGGGCGAAGAGTGCGTATTGGTGCATTAAAAGTAGTAAGAATAGGTATAGGGCATAACCAAACTTATAAAATTCAGGATTTAGGGAATGATATTAAGATTATTGAGGATTTAGCAATTGGTACTCATGAATATACAAAAGCCTTTAAAGAAGCAAAATACCCAATGATTATAGTAGGTGATGGTGTATATGGACGAGATGACGGATATGCTGTATTGTCCCTTATTCATAAGGTAGTAGATAAGTATAATATGATGCGTGATGATTGGCAAGGCTTTAATATATTGCATAATCATGCTTCTATAGTTGGAGGTCTTGATATAGGTTTTAATACTACTATTAAGTTTGAAGGTATAAAACTTGCTTATCTACTTGGAGCAGATGCTATACCGTTTGATAAGCTGAAATCAGCTTTTATAATATATCAAGGACATCATGGGGATGTAGGTGCTATGAGTGCTGACGTAATTTTACCTGCAGCTGCTTATACTGAACAGAGCGGAATTTATGTAAATTTAGAAGGTAGACCGCAAATAGCACAAAAAGCAGTATCCACTGTAGGTGGAGCTAAAGAAGATATAGAAATTATTAAGGAGATTGCTGGTTATCTAAAAATCGATATAGGGATGGATAATTTGCAAGAAGTAAGAATAAGATTGGCTAAAGAATATAATGTATTCGCTAATATTGATAAAATTACAGTAAATAAATTTACTAAATTTATCTCTATAGATAAGTTATCAAAAGATCCTATAGCTGCAAGGCCTATTAATTATTACATGACTGATGTAATTAGCAAAAACTCAGTTACTATGGCTAAGTGCGTTGAAGCTCATGAAGAAAGAAAACGTGATGTGGCAAAGGTCTTTTATTGA
- the nuoH gene encoding NADH-quinone oxidoreductase subunit NuoH, producing MIEYFCEYMFPLTVIALKVVAITIPLILCVAYLTYAERRVIGLMQLRRGPNVVGPFGLLQPIADAVKLLFKEPIIPTDADKILFILAPIITFVLSLIGWAVIPFSSGVVLADINVGVLYILAISSLSVYGIIIAGWASNSKYAFLGAIRSSAQMISYEVSMGLVIITVLLTTGTLNLSGIIEAQKTLPWWIDLMLLPMSIVFFISVLAETNRLPFDLPEAESELVAGYNVEYSSMGFALFFLGEYANMILVSAMTTTLFLGGYLPPFNLSFLDCIPGFFWFVFKVGFLLFCFLWIRATLPRYRYDQLMRLGWKVFLPFTLFGVVLVSSVLFYTDNLPSV from the coding sequence ATGATAGAATACTTTTGTGAGTATATGTTCCCATTAACTGTTATCGCTCTAAAGGTAGTTGCAATAACTATTCCTTTAATTTTATGCGTTGCATATTTAACATATGCAGAGCGTCGTGTTATTGGATTAATGCAGCTAAGACGAGGACCTAACGTTGTTGGACCATTTGGACTTTTACAACCTATTGCAGATGCAGTGAAGCTCTTATTCAAAGAGCCAATCATTCCAACCGATGCAGATAAAATATTATTTATTTTAGCACCTATTATAACTTTTGTATTAAGTTTAATCGGTTGGGCAGTCATACCATTTTCCAGTGGTGTAGTACTTGCAGATATTAATGTCGGTGTTTTGTATATTCTTGCGATATCTTCTTTAAGTGTTTACGGTATTATTATTGCTGGCTGGGCTAGTAATTCAAAATATGCTTTTTTAGGCGCTATACGCTCATCAGCCCAAATGATTTCTTATGAAGTATCTATGGGTCTGGTTATTATTACAGTTTTACTTACAACTGGTACGCTTAATTTAAGTGGAATTATTGAAGCACAAAAAACTTTGCCATGGTGGATTGATTTAATGCTACTACCTATGAGTATCGTGTTTTTTATCTCTGTACTTGCTGAAACAAATAGATTACCTTTTGATTTACCTGAAGCAGAATCAGAGCTAGTTGCTGGTTATAATGTTGAATATTCCTCTATGGGCTTTGCCTTATTTTTTCTAGGTGAATATGCTAATATGATATTAGTTAGTGCAATGACTACTACTCTCTTTTTAGGAGGTTACCTACCACCGTTTAATCTATCTTTCTTAGATTGTATTCCTGGATTCTTTTGGTTTGTATTTAAGGTTGGGTTCTTATTGTTTTGTTTTTTATGGATTAGAGCAACACTGCCAAGATATCGTTATGATCAGTTAATGCGTTTAGGTTGGAAGGTATTTTTGCCGTTTACATTATTTGGTGTTGTATTAGTGTCGAGTGTTCTTTTTTATACTGATAATTTACCGAGTGTGTAA
- the nuoI gene encoding NADH-quinone oxidoreductase subunit NuoI has product MINYLKSFFLYEIIRGMTLTLKYFFKPKVTINYPYEKSPVSPRFKGEHALRRYENGEERCIACKLCEAICPAQAIVIESDERDDGSRRTTRYDIDMTKCIYCGLCQEACPVDAIVEGPNFEFASLTHTALIYDKERLLNNGDKWEQALANKLHKDYQYR; this is encoded by the coding sequence ATGATAAACTATTTAAAATCATTTTTTCTATATGAAATAATCCGAGGGATGACTTTGACTTTAAAGTATTTCTTTAAGCCAAAAGTGACTATAAATTATCCTTATGAAAAAAGTCCTGTTAGCCCTAGATTTAAGGGAGAACATGCACTTAGACGCTATGAGAACGGTGAAGAGCGTTGTATTGCTTGTAAGCTCTGTGAGGCAATTTGTCCTGCACAAGCTATAGTAATTGAGTCAGATGAGCGTGATGATGGTAGTAGGCGTACAACACGCTATGATATAGATATGACAAAATGTATTTATTGTGGGTTGTGTCAAGAAGCTTGCCCTGTAGATGCAATAGTTGAGGGACCTAATTTTGAGTTTGCAAGCTTAACACATACTGCACTTATTTATGATAAAGAAAGATTATTGAATAATGGTGATAAATGGGAGCAGGCACTAGCTAATAAACTGCATAAGGATTATCAATATAGATAA